The Candidatus Bathyarchaeota archaeon genomic interval CTTAGCGATTTGGGCGATTTGGCGGGCGCTTTGGTGGATGGAGTAGTAGTCGAGGGCGGCGCGGCTGGCGCTTTTGAAGCGGCGGTCATAGATGACGTTGGGGCGGCGGAGACTGTAGATTTTTTGTTGGGGGCTAAACTGGGTTTGCTGGTTCTGTTTCATTTTTTGCCAAATAAACTCGTCTACTACAATTACGGGTTCCACGCCGAGGCTGCCGATGCGTTTTAGGACTTCAAAGCTTCGCCTGTCGCCGCCTGTACTGGATTGTAGCGGGTTAGCCAAATAGAGGATTCTCATCAACCGACATTTGCGTGTTCTTGATAGTTATCGTTTTCTGTTTGCCCCATTAACGTATCTACGTGTGCCCAAATTTTTTCTTGGAATTTTTTGGGTTTTAGAAAACTGATTTTGTCCCATAGCCCCTGTTTTTGTGTGTCCCAAAACTGGTCAGGGTCAGACAAAGCTGTGAGTTGCCCAAGTTTTTCTTTAAGGTCGCTGATGGTGTTCCAGCGGAGGCTCTGGGGGATAAGTTCGCCGCTTCCGCCGCTGTTATGCACCAAGGTGATGCATCCGCTTGCCAACGCCGACATGGGGGCGATGCCGAAGTGTTCGCCTTCCATGAGGTGCACATAGATGCGGGAGTCTTGGAGGGTCTCGATAAGCTGGGTTTCGGGGAGGTTGGGTTTTACTTTGTAGTTGGCGGGGAGGTCGCGTGAGAAATCCTTAAACCATGCTTCCTCGGTGTCGCGTAGTAGCCCCACGCTTACGAATTCGTATGTTGGGAATTGGGTGGCTAATTGTTTGAGGATTTCGTGGCGTTTTTTGGGGATGAAGCGGGCGATGTAGACGACTCGTTTGGTTCTTTGCTGCAGTGGCTTGTTGCTCCAGTAGCGTTCCTCTACAGGCGGATATGCCACGACGGGTTCGGGCGCGCCTAGTTTGCTCCAGTACTTCTGCGTCATGGCTTGAGTGTAGCTGCTGTTACAGAACACTAACCCCAACTTGCCAATGTCGCATTCCAGCCAATGCCTATAGAACCACAGATACATTCTTGCTTTGAAGCTTGAATGTGCATAGTCGTAGTGGATTTCGGGGAAATGCACGTAGGCGATGTTGTTTTTTGCTTTGTCGAAGAGTTCAGTTTCAAACGCGGATATGGTCTGCGTGGAAAACGTGTAATCGTAGGTGACGGTTTGTTTGAATGCTCGGATTGCTTGGATGATTTTTTTGCGGCGTTTATACACCGAAAACGGGGGTTCGGCTTCGATGCGTTTGCCTATCATGTGGACTTTGACTTTTTTTGGGAAGGGTTCGCCCATGATTTCTTGGTAGCGTTCCATGTCAAAGTCGTAGCTCAACAGCTCAACCGTCTGCTTATGGGCTAGGAGGGTTTGGAGGATATGGTGGCAGACGCGTTCGCCTCCCCCGTAGATATCCATGTTAGGGTGTACGATAAGGAATTTTGCCATGCCGCGCTCCTCGTATGAGGAAAAATCGGTAAGTAGGCAATTTAAGACTATCTGTGCGTTTTTTCCGCTGTTGGCTTGTTTTTGGCTTTAGGTAGCAAGATATATACGATTGCATGGAAAGTGAGTAGTGGATGGCGTATCGGTGACCCCAAAAAATCCATCTCCCAAAAAACTAAAAGTTGTTTTCGCTGACCCCCCGTTTGGCAGAGAATCCAAAGGCGAAGCCGTAACCGAGTCACCGAATTTAGGCATACTCTACATAGTCGGCTACGCCAAACCCCGTTTGCCCGACGTGGAATTTTACTATCTTGAACCCTTCCTCTCTATGGAGGAGCATCTTGCCAAAGTCGCCGAAATCAAACCCGACATCTATGCCATCTCTTTTACGACGCCTCGGCGTGACCTCTCCTTTGAAACCATAGCCAAAGTCAAAGCGTTGGGTTTGCCGATGCTTATGGCTGCTGGCGGCGCGCACCCGACTATTGATCCGCAGGATGTTCTCAAAAACACCGCTGTCGAGGTCTGCATTGTGGGTGAGGGCGAAGAAACCTGCACTGAGCTTATCAAAAAGGTCCAAGCTAAAGAGCCCATAAGCGACATAGCTGGTACGGTGAATCGCCAAAAAAACAACGGTCTCCGTCCCCTCCTCAAGGATATTGACTTTTTCCCCGCATGGGAACTGGTTGACTTCGAAAACTACGATATAGCGGTGAGCAAAAAACGGCGCATGGCTTATTTGCTGCCGATTCGTGGCTGTCCCAACTACTGCACGTATTGCAGCAATCCCGTGTGGAAGCTTGAGAAGCCTTGGATTCGGATGCGTTCGCCCAAAAACATCGCCGACGAAGTCAACTACCTCTACGGACGGGGCATCCGCGAAATCTACATCCGCTCCGACACGTTCAACGTGGATATCAAATGGTGCCTTGAAGTGCTGGGCGAAATCGAGAAGCTCAACCTCAAAGGCATGACCTTCCAATGCAACCTCCGCGCCGACAAACTCAACGATGAATTAGCCAAAAAACTCAGCGACATCCACGTCTGGCTGGTGCACATCGGTTTGGAATCCGCCAACGACCGCGTGCTCAAAGGCATCGGCAAAAACGCGTCGCAAGCCGACAACGTCCACACTCTTGAGTTGCTCAAAAAGTACGGCGTTAAAGTGTATGGGTTTTTGATGCTCTATAACGCTTGGGAAACCAACGGCAAACTCGAATATGAAACGCCTGAGGAAGTCGAAAACACCCTCAAGTTTGCCAAGGATTGCCTGCGCGACAACCTCATCGAATACATCTCATGGTCCATCACTAACCCCCTGATTGGCAGCAAACTCTACACCATCGCAGAACGCCACGGCATCGCAGCCTACAACGTCAAAATCGGCAACTGCATGCACCTCCCCGGCGTATCTGAGGAGCAGATGGTGGAACACGTCAAACAAGGCATGATACTACAACTCCTAAACGGCATCCAAAAAGGCATGATAACCAAAAACAACAAACGCGCCCAACAAAAAGCCAAAAAAATCCTAAACATGTAAACTCAGCAAATTTATTTCTCTTTTATAGCAGTCGGTTTTGTCAATGAAAATGAATCGACCAAAAGAAAAGAGATTGGTTTTACGGACCCGCCTCGACTAAGCTGTTATAGACTTACGCCTCTTTAAGAAAAAGATTAACAAGAGTAAGACTGTTGGAATGGTAATGGCAACGACAATTGCTCCTAAAAATTGAATGTCTCCCCCTACAGGTGCTGTGTCAGGCGAAGCAGCATTAACCTGCTTTATCAAGGGGTAATGGTCTATGTTGGCATCGTCAATGTAAAAACTTGTGTCCCAAACGTTTCTCTGCGTTTGTGAACTGTTGCTATATCTGGAATGGAAGTTGTCCCAGTAGTTGCCTTCCGCCCCGTTATCCCAGACGTTGCTTTCATATTCGGCGGGGGCATACCAGCGAGTTAAAACATGGGATTCTAAGGTGTTGTTGGCGAAGTTATTATGGAAGAGGGTGTTGTTGAAGGCATCGGATATTCGCAAAGCAGCACCTTTGTTGTCAGCAAAGGTATTTTTGGTGAATGAGTTATCGCTACTTTGAACAAGGTTAACTCCAAAATAATTTTCACGAAAGAGATTCTGCGTGATAGTGCTATTCCGGGAAACGGCAAAATACATTCCGGAGTCATTATTGGTAAAGTTGTTTTTGCGGATTAAGAGTTGTCTTGATCCGTCCCCACCAGAGTGGTTTTGGGTAATGCCTGACGGCGTTAATCCATAACCACAGGAGTCGATATCATTCTCAGAGACAACGATATCGCTGCAATCCACCATGCCAATTCCTGCATATTGGTTTCTTGTAAGCTTATTCTCTGAAACGGTTATATTTTGGCTATATTTCAAGAAGATACCGTTTCCGCAGTTAGCCACCTGACTGCCTTCTATCTTTGAGTCATTTGTATTAATCAGTGTTATGCTATCAAAGTTATGCGTTATCGCTAAATTCTGCATCGTAATGTTTGTGCAATTGCCTAAAGCAACAAAGCCCGCGTTGGGTGGCACAGTTTTGCCATGCTCATTTAACCAATAGATTATTGGTTTATCGTCAATTGTATTTGACGAATCGATGTTCTGTCTAAACTGTTCATGGGTATTGTAGGAAAGCCCAAAACTTTGCAGGTTATTTGCCATTTGATTGTTTGTTAAGGTGTTGTCTGCACAGTAATTGACTGCAATGCCACATTGGCAGTTTTCGACTTTGTTTGCGTCAATAGTGTTGTTAGTTGAGGCTGCTTGTATGAGGATTCCGTAGTTTAGGTCGGCTGGGCCTGAATAATTCGTGAATGTAGTTATGCTGTTTCTGGAGATAGTGTTTCTTGATGATAGGCTAAACCAGATACCACATGAAGTGCTCTTACCGCCGCCAATCAATGTATTGTTTTCAATACTGTTTTCCGAGGCGTTGTCGAGGAGAATAGCTCGGTTAAAACCGAGTATCTGAAGGTTCTTTACTGTGACGCCAATTCTGTCGGTTAGTTCAACCCCTGTGTGCCCTTCACCAACCATTGTCAAAGCATGTTTATTGCCATCAATGACTATGTCATCCTTTAAAACCTGAAGCCCACTTGAGCACCACTGATCTGTAATGATAACATCACCCGTAAAGGTATAGGAGTTGCCTTGGCGCATTATGTGATCAGTACCGACTATCGTTCCATCTTCCTTAATCATGATCGCCCCCGGAATTCCTATCTCTGCTGAAGAACCTCCAAGAGCGAAAACAAGTAGAAGAATTACTCCAATACACAGTGCAGAGCAAAGTTTGGTTTTGCATTCTATTATTGCGCTGTGCTTCATTACTAGTGCCCTTATCTGCTGTTAACCTATGCCTTTTAAAAGCGTTGTCGTCAACGTTTCTTGACTAAGAGTTTTTTTTGTTGTCTCCTATAGAGTCAGCTTTGATGCGATGGAGGAGTCTTTTGAGACTGTTTGGTCATTACCTTTAAATTGCATTAGCGCCAGAAAAGCAATAGGTTGGTGGGTTAATGGATTTCCTTAAGAAACTTCATGAGAAGGTCTCTGCGCCAGACGGGAACTTGGAGCTTAGGTTGGATAATTGGTCGGTTCCTTTGGGCAGCAGCTTGACAGGGTCTTTGGTTTTTAGCGCTCAGGAAGATTTTGATTGTACTGAGGTTAGGTGTGAGGTGGCTTGTGTGGAGACCGCCCGAGTCATAAGATACGTCTATGACCCAAACGTTAGGCGCTCGTTGCCGCATGAAGCCGATGAGACAGCTACCCTCTACGCCATTAACCCCGCATCAAGCGGCCCAACCCACTTTACAAGGAGCGCGCAACGGAGTTTTCCAGTAAACATCGCCATTCCGCCTGCGTCACGGACCACCTTTAATGGCGTTGGGCAGAAGCTGGTCTGGACCATCAAAGGCGTGATTGCAGTCGATGGGCGTCCCGATGTGACGACGAACACCTTTGAGTTTCAAGTCGTGCCGCCTGCGCCAGTGATAAATCAGCCTTCTGTTCAGGTGGTTAAAGAGGTTGTTATCGTCAAGATTCCCTGCAAGTATTGCCAGACGCTATTTAACCAGCTTGACACGTTCTGTCCTAACTGCGGGGCAAGACGCACAGCCTAAAAACCCTCTTTAGCGAACCTATTTGCAGTCTATTAGGATCCTATTAGTGGTTCTATGCAGAAACCTATAGGGGGGAGGGTTGCAGCCTCATATTTGGTGGCTATTAGAAACTCTATGCAGTTACCTAAGAGGGGTAGGTCACTATTGGCTGAAAACAAGCTCAAAAGCATGATGAAAACACCTGCTTATGGAAAGCGCAACTCGTGGCGGAGCAAGAGGCGAATTGATTGCATGTTTGGTTAAGGCTTGTTTTGTATTGTTTTTTTGTTGCCAAAATTGTTTATAGCGTCGGCTGGGCTGCTGATTCTCGACGGGTGAAACCTCCGAATGGGCCATGCTAGCGCCCGAATGCATTGCGCTGTTCACTACAATCAAAGCTTTCCTGTTTCCAAAATAAAATCCCTCCACACACAAGAAAAAACATGCCATGGCGAGTTGCGATAAACTATTATTCTGCCACACAAAACATATGGCTATGCCATCCTGCTCCGACCCCAACTTTAAAGTCGATTTTGTGGTGCCCTCCCGAGACGAAGCCAACCCAACGCTTCTGCGCCAGATAAAAAGCATGCCCTGCGCTGGCGAAATCATAAACACCCACGAAAAACCCCTAAGCGTCGCACGCAAGCACGCGGTGTTGCAGGCAAAAACAGAGTGGGTGGCAATGGTTGATGACGACATGCTGCTGCCCCGTGATTGGCTCCAAAACGTCAGTCAAGCAATCGCACCAGACGTAGGCGCAATCGGCACCGTCGCCGTCCACAAAAACCGCCACGCAGCAGCCTACGAACGCGTCGTCGGCACCGTCTACAACCTAAGCAAACTAGACACCAACCCCCACATCAACAACATCCTCATACGCCGCAAAGTCATGGAAAACTACAACCCACCCAAACTCTTCTTCGGCGAAGACCAATACTTCAAACGCTACGTACAAAAAAGCGGCTACAAATGGAAAGTTCTGCCTTTCCTTGGCGCTACCCATCTGGGAACCTCCAAAAACTACGTCACCATCGGAGTATCTTATCGCCGCTACGGACACTACAGCATGTTCAAACTACTAAGACGCGTAGTCGCACGTTTCCTGTTCACGC includes:
- a CDS encoding glycosyltransferase is translated as MAKFLIVHPNMDIYGGGERVCHHILQTLLAHKQTVELLSYDFDMERYQEIMGEPFPKKVKVHMIGKRIEAEPPFSVYKRRKKIIQAIRAFKQTVTYDYTFSTQTISAFETELFDKAKNNIAYVHFPEIHYDYAHSSFKARMYLWFYRHWLECDIGKLGLVFCNSSYTQAMTQKYWSKLGAPEPVVAYPPVEERYWSNKPLQQRTKRVVYIARFIPKKRHEILKQLATQFPTYEFVSVGLLRDTEEAWFKDFSRDLPANYKVKPNLPETQLIETLQDSRIYVHLMEGEHFGIAPMSALASGCITLVHNSGGSGELIPQSLRWNTISDLKEKLGQLTALSDPDQFWDTQKQGLWDKISFLKPKKFQEKIWAHVDTLMGQTENDNYQEHANVG
- a CDS encoding B12-binding domain-containing radical SAM protein gives rise to the protein MTPKNPSPKKLKVVFADPPFGRESKGEAVTESPNLGILYIVGYAKPRLPDVEFYYLEPFLSMEEHLAKVAEIKPDIYAISFTTPRRDLSFETIAKVKALGLPMLMAAGGAHPTIDPQDVLKNTAVEVCIVGEGEETCTELIKKVQAKEPISDIAGTVNRQKNNGLRPLLKDIDFFPAWELVDFENYDIAVSKKRRMAYLLPIRGCPNYCTYCSNPVWKLEKPWIRMRSPKNIADEVNYLYGRGIREIYIRSDTFNVDIKWCLEVLGEIEKLNLKGMTFQCNLRADKLNDELAKKLSDIHVWLVHIGLESANDRVLKGIGKNASQADNVHTLELLKKYGVKVYGFLMLYNAWETNGKLEYETPEEVENTLKFAKDCLRDNLIEYISWSITNPLIGSKLYTIAERHGIAAYNVKIGNCMHLPGVSEEQMVEHVKQGMILQLLNGIQKGMITKNNKRAQQKAKKILNM
- a CDS encoding right-handed parallel beta-helix repeat-containing protein; its protein translation is MIKEDGTIVGTDHIMRQGNSYTFTGDVIITDQWCSSGLQVLKDDIVIDGNKHALTMVGEGHTGVELTDRIGVTVKNLQILGFNRAILLDNASENSIENNTLIGGGKSTSCGIWFSLSSRNTISRNSITTFTNYSGPADLNYGILIQAASTNNTIDANKVENCQCGIAVNYCADNTLTNNQMANNLQSFGLSYNTHEQFRQNIDSSNTIDDKPIIYWLNEHGKTVPPNAGFVALGNCTNITMQNLAITHNFDSITLINTNDSKIEGSQVANCGNGIFLKYSQNITVSENKLTRNQYAGIGMVDCSDIVVSENDIDSCGYGLTPSGITQNHSGGDGSRQLLIRKNNFTNNDSGMYFAVSRNSTITQNLFRENYFGVNLVQSSDNSFTKNTFADNKGAALRISDAFNNTLFHNNFANNTLESHVLTRWYAPAEYESNVWDNGAEGNYWDNFHSRYSNSSQTQRNVWDTSFYIDDANIDHYPLIKQVNAASPDTAPVGGDIQFLGAIVVAITIPTVLLLLIFFLKRRKSITA
- a CDS encoding glycosyltransferase family 2 protein — its product is MASCDKLLFCHTKHMAMPSCSDPNFKVDFVVPSRDEANPTLLRQIKSMPCAGEIINTHEKPLSVARKHAVLQAKTEWVAMVDDDMLLPRDWLQNVSQAIAPDVGAIGTVAVHKNRHAAAYERVVGTVYNLSKLDTNPHINNILIRRKVMENYNPPKLFFGEDQYFKRYVQKSGYKWKVLPFLGATHLGTSKNYVTIGVSYRRYGHYSMFKLLRRVVARFLFTPYAALSNLSAVTFYYLTKLNVEFIAGWAKELLTEKL